TCGGTAACATCCAAGCGGCTGCCCACGTACCTTTCCCTTTCGGCACCTTGGCTCGGACTACAAATCGACCATATAGAAAATCGCCCTTGTTTTTACTCACCAGCCTGGCAGAAGTATAGTTCAACCCTTCATATTGTTCTTTTATTGCAGTAATACGTAAAACACCATTTGCCACACTTGCATTTTTCCTGTTTGCATCTGTATAGTATTGAAGTTCATGATTTCCCCAACCATTATGCAAGGAGCCTACATCATATGCCCATTTTTTTGCATCCGGAAGACCATTGTAATCGAACTCATCACTCCAACTGGGCATTTCAGCAAACTTATATTCTCCTACATGTGTACTATCGGGACTTGCGGAAAGTATTGCGATCAAAGGAAGTATCCAAAGGCTCATTATGTTTATATTTTATACAATTATTGATAAAGCTAATGAAAAATATGAATAGATTACCTCACCTCGGAGACGCAATTTAAAGCTCAGTTAGTAATTATAAAATCGCGGCTACTAACTTTAGTTTAATCATTTTCCCTTTACTAAAACGTGTACTATCAACCAATGGAAAGTGATAAGCAGGAGGAGATTACCCACAATTAATATAAATTACGCTTAAAAAAGGTAGGTACAGTCAGGTTGCGATAAATTGCTTTCGTAAGATTTCGGGAAAATATACTTTTGAAAAAACTTTTAGGACTGTACGACACAAGTAAAAGATCAATAGCTTCAATTTCCACCATGTAGTCGATACAACGTGGTATAGGCATATTGTAATCTAAACGATTGACCGCATTTTTTTCCACATAATCAATTTTATTAAACGAAAATTGGGCGGATAGCTTTTGTTTCCAGTCTTCAATATCTTCTTGTTTTGGAGAGATATACTTTTGTGTTACGTGCAACAGGCTGAGATTAAATTTCTCCGGTACACGTAAGGTGAAACTGTCGAGTAGATCATATTCGGACGCTTTAAAATTGCTCAGTAATCCGATATTTTGCAACCTAAATTTTTGGAAAGTGATGGGTACTGCCAAGACACCGATTGGACTCTTTTTTATCAGGGCGAAGGTATTGCTTCCCAAGACAGCTTTCTGTATCATACCTTTACCTTTAGCTCCCATGACGATAAAATGATATTCCTTTTCTTGTAGTAAGTTTAGTACCGTTTTTTCCAAGTTGCCAGCCAAACTTGCGGTTTTACAGCGGAGATCAGGAAATTCATCGTCGATACGTATCTGCCAGTCCTTGAGCATGCTTTCAGCCTCTTCCTTCTGAGGCTTCAAAAACATATTCTCCATTTTCGCATGGACACTGTCTTTTATTGGGATGGTATAAGTATGCAGAAGTTCTACTGTCCAATCAAATTTTTTAGCCAGATTCGCCGCATATCGAATAGCAGTCCATGAGTTTTCAGAAAAATCGGTGAGTACGAGAATTGTTTTGTCCATAAATATTTTGCAGATAAATCAGCGCGGATTATTAGTATTACAACAGTAAAGAAGGCAGAAGGTTTTTAATAATCAATCAAAAGAGAGACTTTAAAAAAAAGGTTTTCAAACGGGGAGAATGAAAACCTTAAATAACCAATTATAAACCTAAATTATGATACAACAAAGATAAGCATCAAAAAGATAAAAACCAAAATAAACTACTAAAAAGATAGACTTTTTTTTTACTAAGGAATCAGTACAGCCCTTCCTTTGATCTTACCATTGCGCATTCGATCATAAACTTCGTTAGCCTGATCAAGCTTAAACTGCTCAATTTCAATATGAATCTTCCTTTGCCTAGCTAAACCTACAACTTCCATAAGCTCAACCCGCGAGCCCCAATATGGGTTTGTCATACTCACACCAAAAGGAAGCCCCGACATATTGTACTGGTAGTGTCCCCCACCTAATCCAACAATTGTCAGATCACCATCCAAACCAACAACCTTTGTTCCTAGATCTATAGTCGATGTTGCGCCTACAAAGTCAATCACTACTTTAGCTTTTTTAATGCCCGTAATCTTATTGATTTGTTCGGCTGCATTTGCATCCTTCGAATTAACCACATAGGCTGCGCCCAGTTCTTTAGCAAAGGCTAGTTTTTCTTCGGTGACATCACAGGCAATAATTGAACTCGCACTTACTTCATTTAGTATTTGTAAGGCAACATGGCCCAAACCTCCAACTCCGATCACAACCACATACTCATCCGCTGTCAATTTGCCTATCGAACGTTTTATCGCCGAATAAGGAGTAAGTGCCGCATCCGTTAATGGCGCAGCAATGACTGGATCTAAGTCATAAATTGGGACCAGTAAACGCGAAGAAGGGACAAGCATATATTCCGCCATCCCACCATCAAGGCCTAGCCCACCACCATAGGCCATTTCAGACTGGTGATCACAATAATTTTCCTTTGATTGCTGACAGGGCTTACAGTGCCCACAACCCCAAGGGCCATAGACCAGTACCGCGTCTCCTTTTTTATAGTCTTTTACATCCGATCCAACTTCTTCAATCCAGCCCGCATTTTCGTGTCCCAAGGTAAATACCGTACCTACAACGGTCCCCTCATCTATAATGTGGAGATCAGAATGACAAACACCTGCACCACCAATTTTTAGTAATACTTCATCGCCCTTAGGAACGGGCTTCACAAGATCATTCACAACGCGGACATCTTTATGCCCAAAAAAACGTACTGCTTTCATATTGAATTTTTTTTGTTGACTAATAGAAGAACAAATAAGAACGATATATGTTTCAACACATATAAAGACAGCGGCAACATGTAAGTCTTATTTCAAGAAAAAGTATTGCAATCCCCTGATCGTATTACCTAACGGCAAGTCAAAAGTATTCATGCAATAAAGGCCGGCAACTCGAAGATATTTATGTATTTTTATCGGGAATCAAATGATAAAAATACATGCTAAAAAAAGGTGAACATATTGAAGGCGTTCCTATGGAACTCCAACAATTGTTGGATATGGACGAAAAAGCCAATGCTTTTTTTGAAACACTCTCCAAATCATACAAACAGGGATATTGTGATTGGGTAGGCTCAGCTAAACAGGAACAAACTAGAAAAACAAGAGCAGAAAAAGCAATTCAGATGCTAAGAAATAATCAAAAAACGCTTAAAACCCTTTAAAAAAGGGGCATTAACTCCTAGAAAAGAGTTATAAATTAACGACAAGAATAAATTTGATAGGCAAAGGTATTCAGAATAACATCGCAGACCTTTTTACATTTCAGCAATGTCAATTTTCAATAATTGTAACAATACTAGATAAACTTTAAAATTTCGATACCCAAATCACTTGTATCATTTTTAAAGTTTAATTACATTTGCTTTCAAGGATGCAAGGAAAATTCCATCAATATCTGTTCGGCGTAGTTTGCGCAATACTTATCAGTTTTGGCTGGTATCATGTGCCAACACCAAATAATATCCCCTCCTGCAATCTTCACGCTGTCAATCACTTCAACAAGCAAGTAAAAAGCGAAGATTATGACACCAAAGTTATTCGCAAAACTAAACGTCCTCGGCATGAAAAATTAAGGGCATATTTTTCAGAAAATGACAATGAAAATGATGACGCGGGAAGTGATTCCAATAGCCCTAACTTATTTGCACTTACCGGGGATGATTTTGGGAATATAATATCGTATATCCATCCTCAATTTCAAAATACACGCACAGCAGTTTCGCTTGCAAATTCCAACCAGCTTACTTCTCGAAAAAACGCTCTCTATATCCATTACAGTGTATTCAGGCTGTGATTTTTTAATAATTTCTTAAAAAAACATCAAAATAGCTTTCAAAATCACTTGGAAGCACGTCACACTATTGTTCAATTTTTCGGAAATAATTAAAAAACTATTATCATGGTCATGAGAAGCTTTATGTATATAAGCCTGTGCCTTATTATTCTATCTACAAGCTGCCAGTCAGAAAAAAAAGACAAAAAAGAAGCTGCAGTTTTCAACGTCACAACTCCTTTAGTCAAAGATACAATCGTCAATAAAGACTATGTCGCCCAAATCCGTTCGATCAACCATATTGAATTGCGCGCGCAGGAAAAAGGCTACATTCAATCGATATTTGTCGATGAAGGTCAATTTGTACAAAAAGGACAACCCCTCTTTAAAATCATGCCCAACCTCTATGAGTCCGATGTTAATCGTGCTAAAGCAGAGGTAAAATATGCTGAAATCGAATATCAGAACACCAAAAATCTGTCCGAAAAAGATATTGTCGCTCCGCAGGAAACTGAAATGGCAAAAGCAAAATATGAAAAAGCCAAAGCTGAGCTAGCCGCGATGAATACTCATCTCAAATTTACGGACATCGTAGCACCGTTTTCCGGAATCGTTGGTAAGCTTCACGTCCGTAAAGGAAGTCTTGTCGACGAAGGCGAGTTGATCACGGAATTGTCCGATAACAGTAAAATGTGGGTTTATTTCAATGTACCCGAAGTGGAATACCTCAATCAAATGGACGCAAAACAAGACAATGGCCCGCTGCATGTACGGTTAAACATGGCCAATGGAAAAGAATTCGGTCATGAGGGTATTGTTGAAACAATTGAATCAGACTTCAATAATGAAACTGGAAATATTGCCTACAGAGCGACTTTTCCGAATCCAAAGGGATTACTGCGTTATGGTGAGACAGGCAATATCGTCATTACATCGCCCTATAACAATGCGCTTATGATACCGCAGAAAGCAACATTTGAGGAGCTTGAAAAAAAATATGTTTACGTTATTACAAAAGATAATAAAGTAAAAGCAAGAGAAATAAAAGTTGCTGCCGAACTGCCGCATATCTATGTTGTTTCTTCCGGATTGGGCAAGGATGAAAAGATTCTGCTCAATGGACTTCGCATGGTACAGGAAAACCAGACCATTGAATCCAAATATCAGACTCCGGAGAAAGTCATGTCAAACTTAGATTTATATGCAGAGTAATTAAAAAAGCAGCATTATGTTTAAAAAAGTAATACATCGACCGGTATTTGCTATTGTCATATCGGTTGTCATCCTATTTATCGGAGGTTTGGCCATAAAGCAGCTTCCTACAGAGCAATTTCCAAAAATCGCACCGACTACAGTGGCGGTCTCCATTGCCTATCCTGGTGCAAGTGCCGATGTACTTGTAAAATCCTCCCTGATTACACTGGAGAATGCAATCAATGGTGTACAGGGAATGCGCTATATCGCTACCGATGCAACCAGCGCCGGTGAAGCGACCGTAAACGTCGTATTTGACCCCGGAACGGATCCCAACGATGCCGTAGTACTGGTCAAAACCCGGGTGGATCAAGTCATGCCACTATTGCCTGAACTTGTTCAAAAGGAAGGAGTCGTCGTCAATCCCATTCAGCCCAGTATGCTGATGTACGTGAATCTTTACAGTACAAATAAAAGCATGGATGAAAAGTTCTTGTACAACTATGCAACGGTAAACATCATTCCTGAAATCAATCGTATTCATGGTATCGCCAAATCACAAATCTTAGGTAGCCGTAGATATGCCATGCGCGTCTGGTTAAATCCCGATCGTATGCGTGCCTATAGCTTATCAGTTGATGAAGTGATGAAAGCGATAGGAGAACAAAGTATCATCGGCCGTCCCGGTCGACTGGGACAAAGCTCGGGTATTGCAGCGCAATCCCTCGAATATGTCCTAACTTATAAAGGGCAATACAATACACCTGAAGAATACGACAATATTATCGTTCGCGCAAACGGCGACGGTGAAAACATCAAGTTAAAAGACGTGGCTAAAGTCGAACTGGGAAGTGAATTCTTTGACATCTATTCCAATTTAGACGGTAATCCCTCGGCTTCAATTGTGTTGAAACAGAATTATGGTAGTAATGCTAATGACGTTATTAAAGATGTGAAGGCAAAACTTGCTGAGATGAAAGGTAACTTTCCTCCAGGTATAGACTATAAAATCAGTTATGACGTATCCCAATTCTTGGATGCTTCTATCGAACAGGTGATGCACACCCTACGCGATGCTTTTATTTTAGTTGCCATTGTCGTATTTATTTTCCTTGGCGATTGGCGTTCGACTTTGATTCCAATCATCGCCGTGCCCGTTTCGCTGATAGGTACATTCTTCGTCATCCAATGGTTCGGTATGTCGATCAACTTAGTGACCTTGTTTGCATTGGTGCTTGCCATCGGGATTGTCGTAGACAATGCCATTGTGGTCATTGAAGCAGTACATGCCAAAATGGAAGAAAGTGCTATATCGCCGTACAGTGCTGTAAAAGAAGTCATGGCCGAAATCGCAGGTGCTATTATCGCTATTACAGCTGTTATGGTGGCCGTTTTTATCCCCATTTCATTTATGACAGGCCCTGTCGGAACATTTTACCGTCAGTTTTCAATTACCATGGCGAGTTCCATCGTGATATCTGCAGTAGTCGCATTAACCCTTACTCCTGTGCTTGCCGCGATGCTCCTTAAAAATAACCATGGTAAACCAAAAAAATCAAACGTATTCACTAAATCGCTCGACCTTTTTAACCGTACTTTTGATAAAATAACGGGCAAATATGCCTCCTTACTTCGTAAAATTGCCAGCCGAAGAGTGATTACATGGGGTATCTTAATAGCATTCTGTGTCGGAATTTTCGTCATTAACAAAACGCTTCCAGGAGGTTTTATACCGAGTGAGGACCAAGGTACAATATATGCCATTATTCAGACTCCTCCAGGATCAACATTGGAACAGACCAATAAGCTTTCCAGAGAGCTCCAAAAGATCTGTCAAGGGGTAGATGGGGTTGAATCCGTCTCATCACTGGCAGGTTATGAAATCATGACCGAAGGCCGTGGATCGAATGCTGGAACCTGTCTTATCAACCTCAAAACCTGGGGTGAACGTGAACACTCCGTTAAAGAGATCATGGAAGAACTTGAAGAAAAATCAAAAAATCTAGGTGCAACAGTTGAATTCTTCGAACCTCCGGCTGTTCCGGGTTTTGGTTCTTCAGGAGGTTTCTCCATGCGCCTGCTGGACCTCAATAGGACAACCGATTACCAAGATTTCGATAAAGTCAATAAAGCTTTTATTGCTAATCTCAAAAAGCGCAAAGAGTTAACTGGTGTATTCACTTTCTTCGCTGCCAATTACCCGCAATACGAATTGGTATTTGACAATAACGCCGCCATGCAAAAAGGCGTTTCCATTGGTAAAGCCATGGACAACCTCAATATCCTTATCGGTAGTACCTATGAGCAGGGTTTTATCCGTTTCGGTCAATTCTTCAAGGTCTATGTACAATCTTCACCAGAATTTAGAAGGCTACCTTCCGATATCATGAACCTTTACGTCAAAAACGATCATGACCAGATGGTTCCTTATTCGGCCTTTATGACCTTAAAAAAAACACAGGGACCAAATGAAATCACGCGCTACAACATGTACAATTCGGCCGCCATCCGTGGACTTCCGGCAAATGGGTATACAACAGCCGACGCCATTCAGGCAATCAACGAAACCGCAGTTCAAACATTACCGCACGGCTATAAAGTTGCCTGGGAGGGCTTGTCCTATGATGAGGCTCAACGCGGAAACGAAGCCGTTTATGTCTTTTTGGTTGTCTTAGTCTTCGTATATCTTGTACTTGCTGCGCAGTACGAAAGCTTCATTATTCCATTTGCGGTATTGTTGTCGCTACCCGTGGGTGTATTTGGATCATTCTTTTTATTAAAGGCAATGGGTCTTGAAAATGACATCTATGCACAGGTCGGGCTGATCATGATTATTGGTCTATTGGGAAAAAATGCGGTGCTTATCGTAGAATTTGCCGTGAAAAGGCGCCAAGCTGGCGACAGCATATTGGAAGCAGCTATTGAGGGCTCAAGAGCGCGTTTCAGACCAATTCTCATGACCTCATTTGCATTTATCGCGGGACTTGTACCACTTGTCTTTGCCAGCGGCGCGGGAGCTATCGGTAACCACACCATAGGTGCCTCAGCACTGGGAGGTATGCTTGTCGGAACAATCTTTGGCGTTATTGTCATTCCCGGACTTTACTACATTTTTGCAAAATTGGCTGACGGAAGAAAAATGATCCAAGCCGAAGACGAATCACCATTAAGCGAAGACATGATACATTATGAATAAGAATAGATTATATCACTATACAGGTTTTGCACTTTTCTTGCTCAGTCTCGCAGCCTGCAAACCACTGGAAATAAAACAACGTGCCGAAAATAGAACCGTTCCTTATAAATATGGCGATGCTGACAGCGACACCGCAAATACAGGAAAAATAAAATGGAACAGCTATTTCAGCGATCCCAATTTACAAGGATTGATCGGTCAGGCACTAGCAAACAACCAGGAGCTACATATTATGCTTCAGGAAATTGAAATAGCCAAAAATGAGGTAAGCGCCAAAAAAGGTGAATATCTACCTTCCGTAGGCGTAAAAGTTGGCGCGGGGGTCGACAAAGTAAGTCGCTACACAAACATTGGAGCGATGGAAAAGAATACAGAAATCGAACCCGGACGTGAAATGCCTGAACCGCTATTTGATTTTGGAGTTGGTGTACAGGCACAATGGGAAACAGATATCTGGGGTAAACTTCACAATGCGACCAAAGCGCAGCTGCAACGGTATTTTGCCAGCGTGGAAGGCAAAAACTTTATGGTGACTCACCTAATCGCTGAAATTGCAGATTCTTATTATGAACTCCTGGCGCTGGACAACGAACTCCTGGTTATCAATGAGAATGTAAAGATTCAAAACGACGCCCTTGTTGTCGTGAATGACCTGAAGAAAAATGCGCGATCCAATAAATTAGCGGTCAAAAGATTCGAAGCCCAGATATTGAAAACCCAAGGTATGCAATATGATATCAAGCAGAAGATCACAGAAACAGAAAATAGAATAAACTACCTTGTTGGAAG
The Sphingobacterium multivorum genome window above contains:
- a CDS encoding efflux RND transporter periplasmic adaptor subunit → MVMRSFMYISLCLIILSTSCQSEKKDKKEAAVFNVTTPLVKDTIVNKDYVAQIRSINHIELRAQEKGYIQSIFVDEGQFVQKGQPLFKIMPNLYESDVNRAKAEVKYAEIEYQNTKNLSEKDIVAPQETEMAKAKYEKAKAELAAMNTHLKFTDIVAPFSGIVGKLHVRKGSLVDEGELITELSDNSKMWVYFNVPEVEYLNQMDAKQDNGPLHVRLNMANGKEFGHEGIVETIESDFNNETGNIAYRATFPNPKGLLRYGETGNIVITSPYNNALMIPQKATFEELEKKYVYVITKDNKVKAREIKVAAELPHIYVVSSGLGKDEKILLNGLRMVQENQTIESKYQTPEKVMSNLDLYAE
- a CDS encoding efflux RND transporter permease subunit, with product MFKKVIHRPVFAIVISVVILFIGGLAIKQLPTEQFPKIAPTTVAVSIAYPGASADVLVKSSLITLENAINGVQGMRYIATDATSAGEATVNVVFDPGTDPNDAVVLVKTRVDQVMPLLPELVQKEGVVVNPIQPSMLMYVNLYSTNKSMDEKFLYNYATVNIIPEINRIHGIAKSQILGSRRYAMRVWLNPDRMRAYSLSVDEVMKAIGEQSIIGRPGRLGQSSGIAAQSLEYVLTYKGQYNTPEEYDNIIVRANGDGENIKLKDVAKVELGSEFFDIYSNLDGNPSASIVLKQNYGSNANDVIKDVKAKLAEMKGNFPPGIDYKISYDVSQFLDASIEQVMHTLRDAFILVAIVVFIFLGDWRSTLIPIIAVPVSLIGTFFVIQWFGMSINLVTLFALVLAIGIVVDNAIVVIEAVHAKMEESAISPYSAVKEVMAEIAGAIIAITAVMVAVFIPISFMTGPVGTFYRQFSITMASSIVISAVVALTLTPVLAAMLLKNNHGKPKKSNVFTKSLDLFNRTFDKITGKYASLLRKIASRRVITWGILIAFCVGIFVINKTLPGGFIPSEDQGTIYAIIQTPPGSTLEQTNKLSRELQKICQGVDGVESVSSLAGYEIMTEGRGSNAGTCLINLKTWGEREHSVKEIMEELEEKSKNLGATVEFFEPPAVPGFGSSGGFSMRLLDLNRTTDYQDFDKVNKAFIANLKKRKELTGVFTFFAANYPQYELVFDNNAAMQKGVSIGKAMDNLNILIGSTYEQGFIRFGQFFKVYVQSSPEFRRLPSDIMNLYVKNDHDQMVPYSAFMTLKKTQGPNEITRYNMYNSAAIRGLPANGYTTADAIQAINETAVQTLPHGYKVAWEGLSYDEAQRGNEAVYVFLVVLVFVYLVLAAQYESFIIPFAVLLSLPVGVFGSFFLLKAMGLENDIYAQVGLIMIIGLLGKNAVLIVEFAVKRRQAGDSILEAAIEGSRARFRPILMTSFAFIAGLVPLVFASGAGAIGNHTIGASALGGMLVGTIFGVIVIPGLYYIFAKLADGRKMIQAEDESPLSEDMIHYE
- a CDS encoding YdeI/OmpD-associated family protein, with translation MLKKGEHIEGVPMELQQLLDMDEKANAFFETLSKSYKQGYCDWVGSAKQEQTRKTRAEKAIQMLRNNQKTLKTL
- a CDS encoding universal stress protein, coding for MDKTILVLTDFSENSWTAIRYAANLAKKFDWTVELLHTYTIPIKDSVHAKMENMFLKPQKEEAESMLKDWQIRIDDEFPDLRCKTASLAGNLEKTVLNLLQEKEYHFIVMGAKGKGMIQKAVLGSNTFALIKKSPIGVLAVPITFQKFRLQNIGLLSNFKASEYDLLDSFTLRVPEKFNLSLLHVTQKYISPKQEDIEDWKQKLSAQFSFNKIDYVEKNAVNRLDYNMPIPRCIDYMVEIEAIDLLLVSYSPKSFFKSIFSRNLTKAIYRNLTVPTFFKRNLY
- a CDS encoding TolC family protein, with protein sequence MNKNRLYHYTGFALFLLSLAACKPLEIKQRAENRTVPYKYGDADSDTANTGKIKWNSYFSDPNLQGLIGQALANNQELHIMLQEIEIAKNEVSAKKGEYLPSVGVKVGAGVDKVSRYTNIGAMEKNTEIEPGREMPEPLFDFGVGVQAQWETDIWGKLHNATKAQLQRYFASVEGKNFMVTHLIAEIADSYYELLALDNELLVINENVKIQNDALVVVNDLKKNARSNKLAVKRFEAQILKTQGMQYDIKQKITETENRINYLVGRFPQPVQRDQASFDKLVPQTVYTGIPSELLENRPDIKQAEYELAASKLDIKSAKARFYPSLDIAAGVGFQAFDPTYLVKPESFLASLVGELTAPLINKRAIKAAYYNANARQVQAVYHYEQTILAAYIEVANQLSKIKNLENGLQIKTKEVDALNESIGISNDLFKYARADYMEVLLTQRDALESKFELVEKKVNQLKASVAIYRSLGGGWDH
- a CDS encoding NAD(P)-dependent alcohol dehydrogenase: MKAVRFFGHKDVRVVNDLVKPVPKGDEVLLKIGGAGVCHSDLHIIDEGTVVGTVFTLGHENAGWIEEVGSDVKDYKKGDAVLVYGPWGCGHCKPCQQSKENYCDHQSEMAYGGGLGLDGGMAEYMLVPSSRLLVPIYDLDPVIAAPLTDAALTPYSAIKRSIGKLTADEYVVVIGVGGLGHVALQILNEVSASSIIACDVTEEKLAFAKELGAAYVVNSKDANAAEQINKITGIKKAKVVIDFVGATSTIDLGTKVVGLDGDLTIVGLGGGHYQYNMSGLPFGVSMTNPYWGSRVELMEVVGLARQRKIHIEIEQFKLDQANEVYDRMRNGKIKGRAVLIP